From the Chiroxiphia lanceolata isolate bChiLan1 chromosome 13, bChiLan1.pri, whole genome shotgun sequence genome, one window contains:
- the TRADD gene encoding tumor necrosis factor receptor type 1-associated DEATH domain protein, with translation MAGSSAPWIGSAYLFLQSTSKTVVLPSLYESSQEKPGVFRALKLALADSTGSMNGVDMLKVHCSHPQLIVQLKFCRQENCRRFLRSYRDGALQKALQNHLQLSLAMTTVPLEMELKAGSEHLDNMLKDEDRCLECIYREKPDRLRDEELTELEEHLKGLTVHQSINNNVAIKDCAPLKSPSLPHPSQGSSLPPPGTFIFQGQQFDNRTITLDDHQKFAKLVSKKWKQVGRSLQKSCRALRDPVIDNLALEYEREGLYEQAYQLLLRFIQSEGKKATIARLITALEENGLISLAEELLGLHSNEDCS, from the exons ATGGCAGGCAGCTCCGCTCCCTGGATTGGCAGTGCTTACCTCTTCCTGCAGTCAACGAGCAAGACCGTCGTTCTGCCGTCCCTCTACGAGAGCTCCCAGGAGAAGCCCGGTGTGTTCAGGGCACTGAAGCTGGCATTAGCAG ACTCCACGGGCAGCATGAACGGTGTGGACATGCTGAAGGTGCACTGCAGCCACCCCCAGCTGATAGTGCAGCTCAAGTTCTGCAGGCAGGAGAACTGCCGCCGCTTCCTGCGCAGTTACCGGGACGGAGCGCTCCAGAAGGCCCTCCAGAatcacctccagctctccttgGCCATGACCACAGTGCCTCTGGAAATGGAGCTGAAGGCTGGCAGTGAGCACCTTGACAACATGCTGAAGGATGAGGATCGTTGCCTGGAGTGCATCTACAGAGAAAAG CCTGACCGCCTGCGCGATGAGGAGCTCACCGAGCTGGAGGAACACCTCAAGGGCCTGACTGTCCACCAGAGCATCAACAACAACGTGGCTATAAAAGACTGTGCACCTCTCAAGTCCCCATCTCTGCCTCATCCTTCTCAAGGCAGCTCCCTTCCCCCACCAGGCACCTTCATCTTTCAGGGACAGCAGTTTG ACAACAGAACAATCACCCTGGATGACCACCAGAAATTTGCCAAGCTCGTGTCCAAGAAGTGGAAGCAGGTGGGTCGCTCTTTGCAGAAGAGCTGCCGGGCCCTGCGTGATCCTGTCATTGACAACCTGGCCCTGGAGTACGAACGAGAGGGACTCTATGAACAGGCCtatcagctgctcctcaggtTTATCCAGTCAGAGGGCAAGAAGGCCACAATAGCACGGCTGATCACAGCCCTGGAAGAAAATGGTCTTATCAGCTTGGCTGAGGAGCTCCTGGGCCTCCACTCCAACGAGGACTGCTCCTAG